In the Streptomyces sp. SJL17-4 genome, GAATCGGCGAGAGATCCGGCGGTGGTGGGCACGTCCTCGCATATGAGTGGTGTATTCAGGGGATTGGCGCCGAGGGCGTCCAGGATCTGCCGGACGTAATGACTATTGCCTTGCAACCACGTTCTCCATTCGGCTCGTGGGAGCGAGGCCGTCAGCGCATCAGTCAATTGAGGCACGGCGTTCCGGCCTCGCGTATCGGCCCGCTGAGATGGACGTTCACCAGATCTCAAGATAGAGGTGGAGCCGACGCGCCGACATCCCCAGGTCTGGTAGTCGTGAGAACGCCGCCGGAATGCCTTGATATTCGTACGACGCCTGTCCTAGCGTCGTACGCCATGGAGATACACACGGTCGAGTCGACACCTGTCACTGTGCGTTCCGGCGTACTCGACCCGGGTGCCCCGGCGGTCGCGAAGATTGAATCCGGCGATGTGGTGAGCTATCCCGACACCTGGACCAACTGGAACAACGAGTTGGCGTTCGGGATGTCCTTCGAGGAACTGGTCGACGTGCGTCGGCGCAATCCCGGCAATCCGTTTCCGCTCCTGGGGCCGGTGGAGGTCGCGGGAGCCGAGCCGGGCGATGTGATCGAGTGCCGGCTCACCGCGCTCCGTACCCGCGACTGGGGCTGCAACGCCTCGCACCCGGGGTCGGGCGCGCTGCGTGACGACTTCACCGAGCCGTACATGCACTACTTCCGTTTCGACGAGGAGCGTCGCACGGCCGCCTACGCCCAGGGGACCACGATCCCGCTGGCGCCGTTCCTCGGGATCATGGCAGTGGAGCCGGCCGGGGACGAGCCGGTCGGCGCGCTGCTCGCCGGCCCCCACGGCGGCAACCTGGTGCTGCGCGAACTCACCGTCGGGTCCTCGCTGTTCCTGCCGGTGGCCAAGCCCGGCGGGCGGGTGTGGGTCGGCGACGTGCACGCGGCGCAGGGTGACGGCATGGTGGACCAGACGGGCATCAAGTCGGCCGCGGAGGATCTGCGGATCCGCTACGACCTGCACAAGTCCGTCGCGCTCGACGGCCCGCTGGCGGAGACCGAGACGCACTGGATCGGCTTCGGCTTCGCCGCCGACCTCGACGAAGCGCTCCTCGCCTGCCTGCGGGGGCTGGTGGCCTGGCTGCCGGCCGCGGCGGGGATCACGGCCGCCGAGGCGTACGCGCTGTGCGGCATGGCGGTGAGCTTCCGGATCACGCAGTACGCGGACCAGCGCGGCTCCTCGTACAGCGCGCTGCCCCCGAAGACGGTCCACGGCATGGTGCCGAAGGACGTCTTCCCGCCGGAGGTCCAGGAGCGCATCGGCGCCTGGCTGCGGCCGTCGGCCCGATGACGGCCGGTCGGCGAATCCCCACCCCCCACTGCGTATGCCCGATATCGAGAAGGATGCCGCGATGAGCGAGCCGATAACCTATCAGCAGCACTGGGACCGCACGGATCATTTCGATCCGCCGTCGCTTCTGCTGGACCTGAGCCGGGAACGGCCGCTGACGAGAATGACGTACCCCAGCGGCCATGTCGGCTGGCTGGTGACCGGCCACGAGCTGTCCCGCGAGATCCTCAGCAATCCCGTCTTCAGCCACAATTACGGGATCGGCCACTTCCCCATCACCAAAAAGGGCAAGCAGATTCCGCCGCTGCCGGTGATGCCCGGAATGTTCATTCACATGGACCCGCCGGAGCACACGAAGTACCGGAAGCTGCTGACCGGTGAATTCACCACCCGCCGGATGAACCAGTGGGCGGAGCGCGTCGACGTCCTGGCCGCCGAGCACCTGAAGGGAATGCGCGAGCAGGGCACTTCGGCCGATCTCGTCGCCTCCTTCGTCCGGCCGCTGGTCCTCCAGGTCATCTGTGAGCTGATCGGCATTCCGTACGACGAGTGCGAGAAGATCGCCCAGCTGCCGGACACCTCGAACGACGAGAGCATCGAGCTGGACGACGAGCTCGCCGCGGGGCGCGAGTCGTTCTTCTACGTGCGCGAACTCGTCCAGCGGAAGCGGAACGAGCCGGGCGACGACATGCTGAGCCGGCTCATCGCCGCCGGTGAGCTGACGGACCAGGAGATCACCAACATGATCCTCCTGGTGTTCGTCGCCGGTTACTCCACGACGGAGGCCGCGCTGACGTGCAGCACGCTGGCGCTGCTGCACCACACCGAACGGCTCGCGGAGTTCCGGGCGAACCCCAGGTCCGCGAACGCGATCGAGGAACTGCTCCGCTACACGACGGTCAACCAGTACCAGATCTTCCGTACGGCGCTGGAGGACATCGAGCTGGGCGGCGAGACGATCAGGAAGGACGACACGGTCACCGTGTCGCTGCCCGCCGCCAACCGCGATCCGGCCAAGTTCGGCTGCCCGCACGCACTGGATCTCGACCGCGACACGTCGGGACAGATGGCCTTCGGATACGGCGTGCACATGTGCCTCGGCCAGAACCTGGCGCGGATCGTCATCGGCGCCGGGCTGCGGACGCTGGTCGAGGAACTGCCCGGTCTCGAACTGGCTGTTCCGCTGGAGGAGGTCCCGCTGCGGGGCCGTTCCACGGTGGTGAGCATGGTCGAACTGCCCGTCCGCTGGTGACGGACTGAGCAGCGCGTCGCGTACGACGGAGCGGGCCCGGAGATCCTCCGGGCCCGCTCCGTCGTACCGCGCGTCGTACCGCCTCACGGCCGTGCGCTCGCCGTCATGCCGACACGCACGGCATCAGGGCCGTCACGCACGACGTCACGGCCGTCCCGCCGTCATCGCGACGTGGACGATCTGGCCGGACACCGCCGAGGCCTCCGCGCCGGCCAGGAACCATACGGCGTCGAGCGCCCCCGCCGCGTACGCCGAGCCGCCGCCGGCGCCGGACGCGGCGGCGGCGGTCAGGTCCGTCACGGAGGGCTCGGGAGCGATGACGTTGGCCGTGATGCCGAACGGCCGCAGCTCCATCGCCAGCGTCCTGGTGAACCCGGCGAGGCCCGTCTCGACGACCGAGTTCCGCGCCGCCGACGGCCGGTCGCCGCCCGCGACGTCGGCCAGCACGAGGATCCGGCCCCCACCGTTCTTGATCATCGGGTCGACGACCGCGCGGCTGGTGACGAAGACCCCTCGCAGGGGGCCGCCGACGGCCTCGGTCCAGTCCTGGTCGGAGAGTTCGCGCAGCGGACCGCGGTCGACGGCCCCGACGCAGTTCAACAGGACGCCGGGATCACCGAGGTCGGCGCGGACGCGGGTCAGCGCGAGATCGACCGAGCCCGCGTCGGTGACGTCCGCGGCCACGAACACGCACCGTCGCCCCGTCTCCGCGATCCGCCGCACCGTGTCGGCGTGCGCGGCCTCGTCCGCTCCGAGTACGGCCACGTCCATGCCGTGGTCGGCCAGCCGTACGGACGCGTCGGCGCCGATGCCCTGCGCCGCGCCGGTCACCATTGCGACTGCCATGGTTCGTTCCTCTCTCGACAGGGTCGGCGTCAGGCCGCGGACACCGGGGCGCGCTCCACGAAGGAGAGCAGGGTGGCCAGGACGTGATCGTGGATCTCGTCCATCCGCGCGGGGGTGAAGCACTTGGCGCTGTACGGCATCTCGATGCTGAGACGGCCGTACACGGTCATCGGGGACGCCACCAGCGCGCCCGCGCCGGCCTCGGGGACCCACTTCGAGGAGATGGCGAACTTGCGCATGTCGGTGATCTCGAGACCGCGTGGCGCCGGCGGCCCCGCGACGCTGCCGACGTTGGGCACGACGAGACTTGCCGTCAGTACGGACGGGTTCGCGAGCAGCCGGGGCAGGGCCTGGAGCTCCCGGGCGGGTTCGCCCCGCTCGATGGCGTCGCGCAGCTGTCCGGTGATCCGGCGGCCCAGCTCGATCAGGTCGCTTCCGGCGGGTACGTCGATGACGTCGAGGTACCAGGACGCGGCGGGGATCAGCACGTCGCGGCCGAGCGCCGGGGTCAGCCGGGCCCGCAGATCGACCGGCGAGACGAAGCTCAGCCGGTGGTCGCTGCCGTAGCCGGGTCCGTAGCCGTCCCGGACCGCGACCAGGAGGGCGGCCCCGACCAGGCCGTGCACGGAGACGCCAGCGCTCTTGGCGAACGCGACGAGGGCGCTGGTCTGTTCGCGGGTCAGACGGACGCGCTTCACGTCCATCAGGGGCCCGTCCTGCGACGAGGCGTTCGCCGTGAACGGGAGCACCGCGAGGGGGTGCGCGGAGGTCCGCTCGGTCCGGTCCTTCACGTAGGCGTCGAGATCCTCCTCGGAGCTCGGCGCGAGCAGATCGTCGACGGCCACCGGCCACGACTCCCCCGCGGCCCGCGGAGCCTCGTACGAACCGTCCTGGATCCCGGAGTACGCGCTCCAGATCTCGTTGCACAGGACGGTGGCACTGTGTCCGTCGCAGATGACGTGGTCGATGCCGAGGACGAACGTCGACTCTCCGTCGCCGCGGAAGAGGGTGGCGCGGACCAGGGGGCCGCCGGCCGGCAGCGGCCGGTTGAGCTGGTCGGTCAGGTCGGTGGGTCCGGCCGGAAGCACCTCCAGGCGCGGCAGCTCCTCCTCGTCCAGGAGTTCGAGGAAGACCTCGTCGCCGTCGTGGGCCACCCGGCTGCGGAGCGAGCGGTGCTCGGCGACCTTCGCGGCGAACGCCGCGGCCAGCAACTCCTCGTCGACCTCACCGCGTACGGTGCAGACGGTCGTCGCGAGGGTCCTGATCTCACCGACGTACAGGATTTCCGACAGAGACAGCTTGCGTCGCATACAGATCATTTCTCCAGACAGGGCTCGGCACCGTCACGCTAAATCGGGGCAGGGGACTTCCACATCCCCCGGCCTGACAGTTCCGCGCGGGACGTCCGGAAAGAAAACGAGCGGTGCGGGAAGGTGCCGCCGGGTCCTACCAGGCTGAGGGATGGTGCGGGCCTACTTCCCGGTACTAGCGTCACCGAATGGCATGACAGGACTCCACATCCCGTGCGTCCGACAAAGTGCTGAATTCGCCTTCCCTTGCTGACCGACCCCTGCGTGAGGAGATTCATGCACTGTCGCGACAATCCCCCGCCCATTCAGGCACGACGCGAGAGGGCATACGTGTGAAAGCCGTCTACGCAGACCGTCCCGACGACCACGATCCGCTGTCGGCGCTGGTCATCGGCGAACGCCCGGACCCCGTGGTCCCCGAGGGCTGGGTACGCGTCCGGGTCCGGGCCGTCTCCCTCAACCACAAGGACCTGTGGACCCTGCGGGGCGTCGGGCTGAACCACGACAAGTACCCCCGGATCCTGGGCTGCGAGGCAGCGGGCGAGGATCCGGACGGCCGTCGGGTGGCGCTGTACCCCGTACTCGACTCGCCGCCCGGGACGACCGACGAGACGCTCGTCCTGCCGGCCGCGCAGCTCGTCGGGGCGCGGCCGGGAACGCTCGCCGAGTACATCGCGGCGCCCGCCCACAGCCTCCTGCCGGTCCCGGACCACCTCACGTGGGAGGAGGCCGCCTGTCTGATGTGCACGTGGCTGCCGGCGTACCGGATGCTGTTCACCAAGGCCGAACTGCTCCCCGGGAACTCGGTGCTCGTGCAGGGCGCCGCGGGCGGACTGTCCACCGCGCTGATCCAGTTGGGCGCGGCCGCCGGACTCCGGGTCTACGCCACGAGCCGTACCGCCGACAAGCGGGATCTGGCCCGACGGCTCGGCGCCCACGAGGCGTTCGAGCCCAACACCGAGCTGCCGGAGCAGGTGGACGCCGTCATCGACAGCGTCGGCAGGGCGACCTGGACGCATTCACTGCGCAGCGTGCGCAACGGCGGCACGGTCGTCGTCGCCGGAGCGACCACCGGTGACGTGTCTCCGGCGCGGCTGCACCGCATCTACTTCCATCAGATCAAGATCGTCGGTTCGTTCAGCGGTACGCGTGACGAGTACGCGCGGATGATCGCGCTGATGAACACGACGGGCATCAGGCCGCTGGTGGACGAGGTGCTGCCGGCGCAGGACGCGCCCGCGGCGTTCAAGCGCCTGTCGGACGGCGACGTACGGGGCAACCTCGTCCTCACCTGGCCGTGAGGCGGGCGGCCGTCCGCTGACCGACGAAGAGGCGGTGCCCGGGGAGATCCCGGGCACCGCCTCTTCGCATGTGCCGCGCAACGCGCCGCCTCGGGGTGGGGCGGTTCGGTTCATGTGCCCAGCAGCTCGGCGGTGTGGAAGCCGAGCTCGACGGCGTGCGACCCGGTGAGTCGCGCCCCGGCGGCGCTCTCGCACGACCCGGCGCTCTCGCGCGACCCGGCTGTCTCGACGCGAAGTCCGCCCGGGTGCGTGCCCAGGCGGCGGTGCACCTCGATGAAGCCCGCCACCTCGTCGAGCGCGCCCTCGAATTCCCCGGGGTTGCGATGCACCGGGTCGCACTGCCAGACGACCTGCCGACCGGTCGCCTCGACCCGCTCGACGATCGATGGCAGGAGGTCGCGGACCCGCCCGCCCCCCATCGCGCAGGTCAGGGTCAGCCGCCCCGGGTCGGCGCGCGGGTCGAGGCGCTCCACGAGATCGGCGACGTGTGCCGCGGTGGTGTCGGGGCCGATCCGCAGTCCGACCGGGTTCGACACCCGCCGGACGAGGTCCGTGTACGAGGCGTCCGCGCGGGCGGTCCGCGCGTCGAGCCAGAGAAAGTGCGCCGAACCGCTGACCATCGAGGTCGCCGGGCCGGCGGGCGCGGCGTCCTGGCCCATCGGGCGGGGGGTCGACGTGTCCCGTCCCGCCGGGCGGTCGGCCTCAGTGTCCGGGCGCATCATGGCCCGCTCGTCGTCCGGGGCCACCATCCGGCGGGAGGTGTACACCTCCGCCGTGCGCGCGGTGTGGTCGGTGAAGCCGCCGGCCTCCATGAAGCGCAGACCGCGGCCGATCCGATCGGCCAGGACCCGGTGGCGGGCGCCGGCGGCGGTGCGTACGAACTCGGTGTTCCAGCGATGGATCCGGTCCAGGGAGGGCGACTCGCCGCGGCACAGCCCCCGGAACAGGTTCATGATCGGCGCCGAGAGTGCGTGGTCCCGCGCGATGCCGTCGTCGGCGAGGCCGTGGGGCCGGGCGTACGGCCCACAGACCTGGGCCGTCTTCACCACCGGCAGGCCGGTCGCGTACATGAGGGCGACGCCCGTCTGGTGCAGCACGCGC is a window encoding:
- a CDS encoding zinc-binding dehydrogenase; translation: MKAVYADRPDDHDPLSALVIGERPDPVVPEGWVRVRVRAVSLNHKDLWTLRGVGLNHDKYPRILGCEAAGEDPDGRRVALYPVLDSPPGTTDETLVLPAAQLVGARPGTLAEYIAAPAHSLLPVPDHLTWEEAACLMCTWLPAYRMLFTKAELLPGNSVLVQGAAGGLSTALIQLGAAAGLRVYATSRTADKRDLARRLGAHEAFEPNTELPEQVDAVIDSVGRATWTHSLRSVRNGGTVVVAGATTGDVSPARLHRIYFHQIKIVGSFSGTRDEYARMIALMNTTGIRPLVDEVLPAQDAPAAFKRLSDGDVRGNLVLTWP
- a CDS encoding SDR family NAD(P)-dependent oxidoreductase, which encodes MAVAMVTGAAQGIGADASVRLADHGMDVAVLGADEAAHADTVRRIAETGRRCVFVAADVTDAGSVDLALTRVRADLGDPGVLLNCVGAVDRGPLRELSDQDWTEAVGGPLRGVFVTSRAVVDPMIKNGGGRILVLADVAGGDRPSAARNSVVETGLAGFTRTLAMELRPFGITANVIAPEPSVTDLTAAAASGAGGGSAYAAGALDAVWFLAGAEASAVSGQIVHVAMTAGRP
- a CDS encoding 3-deoxy-7-phosphoheptulonate synthase, giving the protein MTTLLPLPVEDLAAAFADEDCGPAHAVRERLRAAPPLVARAETELLSVRLAAVARGEAFLLQGGDSTRPAAGDPQVHLEANLRVLHQTGVALMYATGLPVVKTAQVCGPYARPHGLADDGIARDHALSAPIMNLFRGLCRGESPSLDRIHRWNTEFVRTAAGARHRVLADRIGRGLRFMEAGGFTDHTARTAEVYTSRRMVAPDDERAMMRPDTEADRPAGRDTSTPRPMGQDAAPAGPATSMVSGSAHFLWLDARTARADASYTDLVRRVSNPVGLRIGPDTTAAHVADLVERLDPRADPGRLTLTCAMGGGRVRDLLPSIVERVEATGRQVVWQCDPVHRNPGEFEGALDEVAGFIEVHRRLGTHPGGLRVETAGSRESAGSCESAAGARLTGSHAVELGFHTAELLGT
- a CDS encoding acetamidase/formamidase family protein; protein product: MEIHTVESTPVTVRSGVLDPGAPAVAKIESGDVVSYPDTWTNWNNELAFGMSFEELVDVRRRNPGNPFPLLGPVEVAGAEPGDVIECRLTALRTRDWGCNASHPGSGALRDDFTEPYMHYFRFDEERRTAAYAQGTTIPLAPFLGIMAVEPAGDEPVGALLAGPHGGNLVLRELTVGSSLFLPVAKPGGRVWVGDVHAAQGDGMVDQTGIKSAAEDLRIRYDLHKSVALDGPLAETETHWIGFGFAADLDEALLACLRGLVAWLPAAAGITAAEAYALCGMAVSFRITQYADQRGSSYSALPPKTVHGMVPKDVFPPEVQERIGAWLRPSAR
- a CDS encoding cytochrome P450: MSEPITYQQHWDRTDHFDPPSLLLDLSRERPLTRMTYPSGHVGWLVTGHELSREILSNPVFSHNYGIGHFPITKKGKQIPPLPVMPGMFIHMDPPEHTKYRKLLTGEFTTRRMNQWAERVDVLAAEHLKGMREQGTSADLVASFVRPLVLQVICELIGIPYDECEKIAQLPDTSNDESIELDDELAAGRESFFYVRELVQRKRNEPGDDMLSRLIAAGELTDQEITNMILLVFVAGYSTTEAALTCSTLALLHHTERLAEFRANPRSANAIEELLRYTTVNQYQIFRTALEDIELGGETIRKDDTVTVSLPAANRDPAKFGCPHALDLDRDTSGQMAFGYGVHMCLGQNLARIVIGAGLRTLVEELPGLELAVPLEEVPLRGRSTVVSMVELPVRW
- a CDS encoding condensation domain-containing protein, whose translation is MRRKLSLSEILYVGEIRTLATTVCTVRGEVDEELLAAAFAAKVAEHRSLRSRVAHDGDEVFLELLDEEELPRLEVLPAGPTDLTDQLNRPLPAGGPLVRATLFRGDGESTFVLGIDHVICDGHSATVLCNEIWSAYSGIQDGSYEAPRAAGESWPVAVDDLLAPSSEEDLDAYVKDRTERTSAHPLAVLPFTANASSQDGPLMDVKRVRLTREQTSALVAFAKSAGVSVHGLVGAALLVAVRDGYGPGYGSDHRLSFVSPVDLRARLTPALGRDVLIPAASWYLDVIDVPAGSDLIELGRRITGQLRDAIERGEPARELQALPRLLANPSVLTASLVVPNVGSVAGPPAPRGLEITDMRKFAISSKWVPEAGAGALVASPMTVYGRLSIEMPYSAKCFTPARMDEIHDHVLATLLSFVERAPVSAA